A genome region from Arthrobacter sp. SLBN-100 includes the following:
- a CDS encoding molybdopterin-dependent oxidoreductase: MEKLRNLLKDSPAMAALAGVVAAAVVLAVAELVGAFFTARATPVFALGSTFIDFTPSWMKDFAIATFGTNDKAALFVGMGLTIAVLACVLGVLAYRRWALGVLGVLFMGAVIVASVVTRAGVGPADAIPSVVGTIAGLIVLRLLVARLRGLKAWPEAPAGTTGSAVPGGATRRRFFAAAGITAAAAGIAATGGRLLGAARSNIAQAREALQLPAPANAAAALPAGVQSQVPGVPAWLTPNGEFYRIDTALSVPEINADEWELRVHGLVEEEVRLTFRDLLDADLIESHVTLTCVSNPVGGNLAGNAKWLGLPIREVLARARPKDGADMVLSTSIDGFSASTPLEVLQDGRDAMLAIGMNGEPLPLEHGYPVRMVVPGLYGFVSATKWVVDLEVTRFADNKAYWTERGWSERGPIKTMARLDVPRSFAKVPPGKVAVGGTAWAQTRGITKVELQIDNADWVEVDLSAEASLVTWRQWSYEWDATPGPHYLKVRATDGTGEVQTEQRADPVPDGASGWQSVMVTVE; encoded by the coding sequence ATGGAAAAGCTTCGCAACTTGCTCAAGGATTCCCCTGCCATGGCCGCGCTGGCAGGAGTGGTGGCGGCCGCCGTCGTGCTTGCCGTGGCCGAGCTGGTTGGAGCGTTTTTTACGGCCCGCGCCACCCCTGTGTTTGCACTGGGCTCCACCTTCATCGACTTCACGCCGTCATGGATGAAGGACTTCGCGATCGCCACGTTCGGCACCAACGACAAGGCCGCACTTTTTGTGGGCATGGGCCTGACCATTGCGGTCCTGGCGTGCGTGCTGGGCGTGCTGGCTTACCGGCGGTGGGCACTGGGCGTGCTGGGGGTCCTGTTCATGGGCGCGGTCATCGTGGCCAGCGTGGTCACCCGGGCGGGCGTAGGGCCGGCGGATGCCATACCGTCCGTTGTGGGAACCATTGCCGGCCTGATTGTGCTGCGGCTCCTGGTGGCCCGTTTGAGGGGCTTGAAGGCGTGGCCCGAAGCGCCGGCGGGCACTACAGGCTCTGCCGTGCCGGGCGGCGCCACCCGCCGCCGCTTCTTCGCCGCCGCCGGGATCACCGCGGCTGCTGCCGGCATCGCCGCGACGGGAGGCCGGCTCCTGGGCGCGGCCCGCAGCAACATCGCCCAGGCGCGGGAGGCGCTGCAACTGCCTGCACCGGCCAACGCAGCTGCCGCCCTTCCGGCAGGCGTCCAATCCCAGGTGCCGGGCGTGCCTGCGTGGCTGACCCCCAACGGTGAGTTCTACCGCATCGATACTGCCCTGAGCGTCCCTGAAATCAACGCCGACGAGTGGGAGCTGCGGGTGCACGGGCTGGTGGAAGAAGAAGTGAGGCTCACCTTCCGGGACCTGCTCGACGCCGACCTGATCGAATCGCACGTCACGCTCACCTGTGTCTCCAATCCCGTGGGTGGCAACCTCGCCGGCAACGCCAAATGGCTCGGCCTGCCCATCCGTGAGGTGCTGGCACGGGCCAGGCCCAAGGACGGGGCGGACATGGTGCTCTCCACTTCCATTGACGGCTTCAGCGCGTCCACACCGCTGGAGGTCCTGCAGGACGGCCGCGACGCCATGCTGGCGATCGGGATGAACGGCGAGCCGCTGCCCCTCGAGCACGGCTACCCGGTGCGGATGGTGGTTCCGGGCCTGTACGGATTCGTCTCCGCCACCAAGTGGGTGGTGGACCTCGAAGTGACACGGTTCGCGGACAACAAGGCCTACTGGACCGAGCGCGGGTGGTCCGAGCGGGGGCCCATCAAGACCATGGCGCGGCTGGATGTTCCCCGGTCCTTCGCGAAGGTACCCCCGGGGAAGGTGGCCGTAGGCGGCACCGCCTGGGCCCAGACCCGGGGCATCACCAAGGTGGAGCTCCAGATCGACAACGCGGACTGGGTGGAAGTGGACCTCTCCGCTGAAGCGTCCCTGGTCACCTGGCGCCAATGGTCCTATGAGTGGGACGCCACGCCCGGCCCGCACTACCTCAAAGTCCGTGCCACGGACGGCACCGGCGAGGTGCAGACCGAGCAGCGGGCGGATCCCGTTCCTGACGGCGCCTCCGGCTGGCAGTCGGTGATGGTCACCGTGGAGTAG
- a CDS encoding asparaginase, with amino-acid sequence MPHNPHATFTVDSAVELAVIERSGFVESRHIGSAVLLAADGSVVTELGDINTPIFARSALKPFQALASMQSGVPLRGAQVALACASHVGSLDHMDVVSGMLKAAGVREDQLQCPEGWPQDETARNWLVRSERGKSKLAFNCSGKHAAFLWACTENGWDTHSYLEPNHPLQQRVCSVIEEYTGEKIAHLGIDGCGAPVAAVSLKGLARGFSQLAKAPGDQSFNARAATIATSMLDYPWAVQGRGEPNTLVMDELEIIAKVGAEGVLAMATPQGVSVAVKILDGNVRATSLVALTLLAAAGAVEIPGVASVLEKVVEPVLGGGKPVGQIRLGPAVSALLD; translated from the coding sequence ATGCCGCATAACCCGCATGCCACCTTTACCGTGGACTCCGCCGTCGAACTGGCCGTGATCGAGCGCAGCGGCTTTGTGGAGTCCCGGCACATCGGCTCGGCCGTACTGCTTGCAGCGGACGGGTCAGTTGTCACAGAGCTTGGCGACATCAACACACCGATCTTCGCCAGGTCCGCCTTAAAACCGTTCCAGGCACTGGCCTCGATGCAGTCCGGCGTCCCCCTCCGGGGTGCACAGGTGGCCTTGGCGTGCGCGAGCCACGTGGGTTCACTGGACCATATGGACGTGGTGTCCGGCATGCTGAAGGCGGCCGGGGTTCGCGAGGACCAGCTGCAGTGCCCGGAGGGGTGGCCGCAGGATGAAACAGCCCGGAACTGGCTGGTGCGGTCCGAACGCGGCAAATCAAAGCTGGCGTTCAACTGTTCGGGAAAGCACGCCGCCTTCCTGTGGGCCTGCACCGAAAACGGCTGGGATACCCACAGCTACCTGGAGCCCAATCATCCGCTGCAGCAACGGGTCTGCAGCGTTATTGAGGAGTACACGGGCGAAAAGATAGCCCACCTGGGAATCGACGGGTGCGGCGCGCCGGTGGCCGCCGTCTCGTTGAAGGGCCTGGCCCGGGGTTTCTCACAGCTGGCCAAGGCGCCCGGCGACCAGAGCTTCAACGCCAGGGCCGCCACCATCGCAACATCAATGCTTGATTACCCATGGGCAGTGCAAGGCCGAGGCGAGCCCAACACCCTGGTGATGGACGAATTGGAGATTATTGCCAAGGTTGGTGCCGAAGGTGTCCTCGCCATGGCCACGCCACAGGGCGTTTCCGTGGCCGTCAAAATATTGGACGGGAATGTCCGTGCCACTTCCCTGGTGGCCCTGACCCTCCTTGCTGCTGCCGGCGCCGTGGAGATTCCGGGGGTTGCCAGCGTCCTCGAGAAAGTGGTGGAGCCGGTGCTCGGCGGCGGAAAACCTGTTGGCCAGATCCGTCTTGGCCCGGCAGTTTCCGCGCTCCTCGACTAG
- a CDS encoding sterol carrier family protein: MPVARRRIDPQEGAAAVEAWRNAAGPSSDVPPVPRAVLATAVRYTLEEVTARAPGNSVEVRVPPFGVTQCVEGPRHTRGTPPNVIECDAATWLAMATGQLNWAEAVAAGRVAASGLRADLSALLPL, from the coding sequence ATGCCTGTAGCCCGCCGTCGTATTGACCCCCAGGAAGGCGCTGCGGCGGTGGAGGCATGGCGGAATGCTGCCGGGCCGTCGTCGGACGTTCCTCCCGTTCCGCGGGCCGTCCTGGCCACCGCGGTGCGGTACACCCTGGAGGAAGTCACCGCGCGGGCGCCGGGGAACTCGGTGGAGGTGCGCGTGCCGCCTTTCGGCGTCACGCAATGCGTGGAAGGGCCCCGCCATACCCGCGGAACACCGCCCAACGTGATTGAGTGCGACGCCGCCACCTGGCTTGCGATGGCCACCGGGCAGTTGAACTGGGCGGAGGCAGTCGCGGCCGGCAGGGTGGCCGCCTCAGGCCTGCGCGCGGACCTCTCGGCCCTCCTTCCGCTGTAG
- a CDS encoding SDR family oxidoreductase, with the protein MGSTQKQQGRIAVVTGAGSGIGRAVARLLLADGYAVALAGRREQQLVETADGHPHALPVTCDVTRPDDVEHLFQATRQRWGRVDLLFNNAGVFGPAASVDEISLADWDATLAVNLTGSMLCAAAAVRAMKAQDPQGGRIINNGSISAHSPRPRTVAYAVTKHAMTGLTKSIELDGRGFGITCGQIDIGNTATEIMDTIGVGAGALQADGSRRVEPTFPVEDAARAVLMMANMPPSASVGSVVITAAGMPFIGRG; encoded by the coding sequence ATGGGAAGCACGCAGAAGCAGCAGGGCCGGATCGCAGTGGTCACCGGAGCGGGTTCCGGCATCGGCCGGGCGGTCGCCCGCCTCCTCCTGGCCGACGGCTACGCCGTTGCCCTCGCCGGCCGGCGCGAACAGCAGCTGGTGGAGACGGCGGACGGCCATCCGCATGCCCTTCCGGTCACCTGTGACGTCACCCGGCCCGACGACGTCGAGCACCTTTTCCAGGCCACCCGCCAGAGGTGGGGGCGGGTGGACCTGCTGTTCAACAACGCCGGCGTTTTTGGTCCGGCGGCCAGCGTGGACGAGATCTCGCTGGCCGACTGGGACGCTACCCTCGCGGTAAACCTGACGGGGTCCATGCTCTGCGCCGCGGCCGCCGTCCGCGCCATGAAGGCGCAGGATCCGCAGGGCGGCCGGATCATCAACAACGGTTCCATCTCCGCGCACTCGCCGCGCCCACGGACGGTGGCCTACGCCGTTACGAAGCACGCCATGACCGGGCTGACCAAAAGCATCGAACTGGACGGGCGGGGGTTCGGCATCACCTGCGGACAGATCGACATCGGCAACACGGCCACGGAGATCATGGACACCATCGGCGTGGGCGCGGGGGCGCTCCAGGCCGACGGCAGCCGCCGGGTTGAGCCCACTTTCCCGGTGGAGGATGCTGCCCGCGCGGTCCTGATGATGGCCAACATGCCGCCGTCGGCAAGTGTGGGGTCCGTGGTGATCACCGCGGCGGGCATGCCGTTCATCGGCCGCGGCTGA
- the aceE gene encoding pyruvate dehydrogenase (acetyl-transferring), homodimeric type has translation MAAGEDTSHILSGLTNQLPDRDPEETAEWVESLDSLIREQGTERAQYIMRSLLQRAGAQSVGVPMVTTTDYVNTIPVDQEAEFPGNEEYERRYRAYMRWNAAVMVHRSQRPNIGVGGHISTYAGAATLYEVGFNHFFRGKDAPGGGDQVFFQGHASPGMYARAFMEGRLSEEDLDGFRQEKSREGHALSSYPHPRLMPQFWEFPTVSMGIGPMNAIYQAQSNRYLHNRGLKDTSDQQVWAFLGDGEMDEPESRGLLQLAANENLDNLNFVINCNLQRLDGPVRGNGKIMQELEAFFRGAGWNVIKVVWGREWDDLLSRDTDGSLVKIMNETPDGDYQTYKAESGGFVREHFFGKDPATKDLVADLTDDQIWNLKRGGHDYRKVYAAYKAATEFKGKPTVILAKTVKGYGLGPHFEGRNATHQMKKLTLDDLKKFRDHLRIPVTDEQLEKDPYQPPYYHPGNDAPEIQYMLERRAALGGSVPERRSKHAQITLPDAKSYEVAKRGSGKQQAATTMAFVRLLKDLMRDKEFGKHIAPIIPDEARTFGMDAFFPTAKIYNPKGQNYLSVDRDLVLAYKESPAGQLIHPGINEAGAVAAFTAAGTAYATHGVPLVPVYVFYSMFGFQRTGDAFWAAADQMTRGFIIGATAGRTTLTGEGLQHADGHSPLLASTNPAVVTYDPAYGYEMGHIIRDGLERMYGEGGTGTAPDKNVMYYLTVYNEPITQPAEPEELDVEGVIKGIYLLNPAKIDGPGTQILASGVSVPWALEAQQLLADDWGVSADVWSVTSWNELRRDGLAAEEEAFLNPGQPARVPFVTQQLEGATGPVVAVSDYMKAVPDQIRQFVPNEFATLGADGFGFSDTRAAARRFFKIDIHSIVVKALQMLAARGEVEEGAPSYAMDRYKLLDVRAGTTGGAGGDA, from the coding sequence ATGGCTGCAGGAGAAGATACCTCCCATATCCTCAGCGGGTTGACTAACCAGCTGCCTGATCGTGATCCGGAAGAGACCGCCGAGTGGGTTGAGTCCCTGGATTCGCTGATCAGGGAACAGGGCACCGAGCGTGCCCAATACATCATGCGGAGCCTGCTGCAGCGCGCGGGTGCGCAGAGCGTGGGCGTGCCGATGGTGACCACCACCGATTATGTGAACACGATCCCGGTGGACCAGGAAGCAGAGTTCCCGGGCAACGAGGAATACGAGCGCCGGTACCGGGCGTACATGCGGTGGAACGCCGCGGTGATGGTCCACCGGTCCCAGCGGCCGAACATCGGCGTCGGCGGACACATTTCCACCTACGCCGGTGCTGCGACCCTGTACGAGGTCGGGTTCAACCACTTCTTCCGCGGCAAGGATGCCCCCGGCGGCGGGGACCAGGTGTTCTTCCAGGGCCACGCCTCCCCCGGCATGTACGCCCGGGCGTTTATGGAAGGCCGGCTCTCCGAGGAGGACCTGGACGGGTTCCGGCAGGAAAAGTCCCGCGAGGGCCATGCCCTGTCCTCCTACCCGCACCCGCGGCTGATGCCGCAGTTCTGGGAATTCCCCACCGTGTCCATGGGCATCGGGCCGATGAACGCGATCTACCAGGCCCAGTCCAACCGGTACCTGCACAACCGGGGCCTGAAAGACACCTCCGACCAGCAGGTCTGGGCGTTCCTGGGCGACGGGGAAATGGACGAGCCCGAATCCCGCGGCCTGCTCCAGCTCGCCGCGAACGAGAACCTGGACAACCTGAACTTCGTGATCAACTGCAACCTCCAGCGCCTGGACGGGCCGGTGCGCGGCAACGGCAAGATCATGCAGGAACTCGAAGCGTTCTTCCGCGGCGCGGGCTGGAACGTGATCAAGGTCGTCTGGGGCCGGGAATGGGATGACCTCCTGTCCCGCGACACCGACGGGTCGCTGGTGAAGATCATGAACGAAACCCCCGACGGGGACTACCAGACCTACAAGGCCGAATCCGGCGGGTTCGTCCGCGAACACTTCTTCGGCAAGGACCCGGCCACCAAGGACCTCGTCGCGGACCTCACCGATGACCAGATCTGGAACCTCAAACGCGGCGGCCACGACTACCGCAAGGTTTATGCCGCGTACAAGGCCGCCACCGAATTCAAGGGCAAACCCACCGTCATCCTCGCCAAAACCGTCAAAGGCTACGGACTCGGGCCCCACTTCGAGGGCCGCAACGCGACCCACCAGATGAAAAAACTCACCCTCGATGACCTGAAGAAGTTCCGCGACCACCTGCGGATTCCGGTCACGGATGAGCAGCTCGAAAAAGACCCGTACCAGCCGCCGTACTACCACCCCGGCAACGATGCACCCGAGATCCAGTACATGCTGGAGCGCCGGGCAGCGCTGGGCGGGTCGGTACCCGAGCGCCGCAGCAAGCACGCCCAGATCACCCTGCCGGATGCGAAGTCCTACGAGGTGGCCAAGCGGGGTTCGGGCAAGCAGCAGGCCGCCACCACCATGGCGTTCGTGCGGTTGCTCAAGGACCTGATGCGGGACAAGGAGTTCGGCAAGCACATTGCCCCGATCATCCCGGATGAGGCACGCACCTTCGGCATGGACGCGTTCTTCCCCACCGCGAAGATCTACAACCCCAAGGGCCAGAACTACCTCTCGGTGGACCGTGACCTGGTCCTGGCCTACAAGGAATCCCCCGCCGGGCAGCTGATCCACCCCGGCATCAACGAAGCCGGCGCCGTGGCAGCGTTCACCGCCGCCGGCACCGCCTACGCCACCCACGGCGTGCCCCTGGTCCCGGTCTACGTGTTCTACTCCATGTTCGGCTTCCAGCGCACCGGCGACGCCTTCTGGGCAGCAGCGGACCAGATGACCCGCGGCTTCATCATCGGCGCCACCGCAGGCCGGACCACCCTCACCGGCGAAGGCCTCCAGCACGCCGACGGCCACTCCCCGCTCCTGGCCTCCACCAACCCGGCCGTGGTCACCTACGACCCCGCCTACGGCTACGAAATGGGCCACATCATCCGCGACGGCCTGGAACGCATGTACGGGGAGGGCGGAACCGGAACTGCGCCCGACAAAAACGTCATGTACTACCTCACGGTCTACAACGAGCCGATCACCCAGCCCGCCGAACCCGAAGAGCTTGACGTCGAGGGCGTCATCAAGGGCATCTACCTGCTCAACCCGGCAAAGATCGACGGTCCCGGGACCCAGATCCTCGCCTCCGGCGTTTCGGTGCCCTGGGCGCTGGAAGCACAGCAGCTCCTCGCCGACGACTGGGGTGTCTCCGCCGACGTCTGGTCCGTCACCTCCTGGAACGAACTGCGCCGCGACGGCCTCGCCGCCGAAGAGGAAGCCTTCCTCAACCCCGGCCAGCCCGCCCGTGTCCCGTTCGTCACCCAACAACTCGAAGGCGCCACCGGCCCCGTCGTCGCCGTGTCCGACTACATGAAGGCAGTCCCGGACCAGATCCGCCAGTTCGTCCCCAACGAATTCGCCACCCTCGGCGCCGACGGCTTCGGCTTCTCCGACACCCGCGCCGCAGCCCGCCGCTTCTTCAAGATCGATATCCACTCCATCGTCGTGAAAGCGCTGCAAATGCTCGCGGCGAGGGGTGAAGTGGAGGAGGGCGCGCCGTCGTACGCCATGGACCGGTACAAGCTACTGGACGTCAGAGCCGGCACCACCGGAGGGGCAGGCGGCGACGCCTAG
- the nboR gene encoding nicotine blue oxidoreductase → MGNTDATRTTGIVLAAGAGTRLGKGPKALLPYHGRPLVESVAGALLGGGCREVVVVLGAGARDVEAVAELDRYRTVVNHEWASGMGSSLLLGNTFADPRDHLMVALVDQPGITTRTVERLLAAHRPGRITAAAYDQGRRRGHPLVIDAGLRDRVAVTVTGDAGARGFLRAHPELVDEVDCSDLSSGLDVDTPAQLYLLG, encoded by the coding sequence ATGGGGAACACGGATGCCACCAGGACCACGGGGATTGTGCTCGCGGCCGGCGCCGGCACCAGGCTGGGCAAAGGCCCCAAGGCCCTGCTTCCGTATCACGGCCGGCCGCTCGTGGAATCGGTCGCCGGGGCGCTGCTCGGCGGCGGCTGCCGGGAGGTTGTGGTGGTCCTGGGGGCAGGTGCCCGGGACGTCGAGGCCGTCGCCGAACTGGACCGCTACCGGACCGTCGTGAACCATGAATGGGCGTCAGGGATGGGCAGTTCCCTCCTGCTCGGCAACACCTTTGCCGATCCCCGTGACCATCTGATGGTCGCCCTCGTCGACCAGCCGGGCATAACCACCCGGACGGTGGAGCGGCTGCTTGCAGCCCACCGTCCTGGCCGGATCACCGCAGCCGCTTACGACCAAGGCCGCCGCCGGGGGCATCCGCTGGTCATCGACGCCGGGCTCCGGGACCGCGTGGCCGTCACAGTAACGGGCGACGCCGGGGCGCGCGGCTTCCTACGGGCCCATCCGGAGCTGGTGGACGAGGTGGACTGCAGCGACCTCTCCAGCGGACTGGATGTTGACACGCCGGCGCAGCTGTACCTCCTGGGTTAG
- a CDS encoding uracil-DNA glycosylase — MTGSAIGAFIDRLATVETGTDCNNFFDPAVPENALRRWNLELYLEEMLDRSPKVLLLGEAPGFRGMRITGVPFTNRTMFQGPANSFGLFGPGKGYSLPPEAAEVAAEPTATVMWEVLAELQFLPLLWSACPWHTHLPGKPQSSRTPTVADARLGISFWQSLAELFSIKTVVAVGNVAHRSLLSSGMEVPKVRHPSHGGRTGFKQGLEELLSTGVIRR; from the coding sequence ATGACCGGCTCTGCCATCGGCGCCTTTATAGACCGGCTGGCGACGGTGGAAACAGGGACTGATTGCAACAACTTTTTTGACCCTGCAGTTCCGGAGAACGCACTGCGCCGTTGGAACCTGGAGCTTTACCTCGAGGAGATGCTGGACCGCTCGCCCAAGGTGCTGCTGCTGGGCGAGGCCCCGGGTTTCAGGGGTATGAGGATCACCGGGGTTCCGTTCACCAACCGCACCATGTTCCAGGGGCCGGCCAACAGCTTCGGCCTGTTCGGCCCGGGCAAGGGCTACTCGCTGCCGCCGGAGGCCGCGGAGGTCGCGGCCGAGCCCACGGCGACCGTGATGTGGGAAGTCCTGGCCGAACTGCAGTTCCTGCCCCTGCTGTGGAGTGCGTGCCCCTGGCATACCCATCTTCCTGGGAAGCCGCAGTCCAGCCGGACGCCGACGGTTGCCGACGCCAGGCTCGGGATCTCGTTCTGGCAGTCGCTCGCGGAGCTGTTCAGCATTAAAACAGTGGTGGCCGTAGGCAACGTGGCACACCGCAGCCTGCTGTCCAGTGGAATGGAGGTGCCAAAAGTCCGGCACCCCTCCCACGGCGGAAGAACCGGTTTCAAGCAGGGCCTGGAGGAGCTGTTAAGCACCGGGGTGATCCGCCGCTAA
- a CDS encoding HEAT repeat domain-containing protein encodes MTKRSDYRAVLESLPPGQWVAYLGAESGLPGPRGNIELAEAFGDVADPDLIRLFAQSPDEYLAVCGAVGFGRLVAEGDPDAAESLRVLAEDDRWRVREGVAMALQRLGDADMPALWALTEQWLDDGPLVQRAIAAGICEPRLLRAPEDAAKAVEVLELITASVEGTDPASRRAEQFRVLRQGLGYCWSVAVAAWPATGFPRLERWAASQDKDVRWIVRENLRKARLAKADAPAADRVAAILNHSEA; translated from the coding sequence GTGACCAAGCGGTCGGATTATCGGGCTGTGCTGGAATCGCTCCCGCCGGGGCAATGGGTGGCCTACCTCGGCGCCGAGTCAGGGCTGCCCGGCCCCCGCGGCAACATCGAACTGGCTGAGGCGTTCGGCGACGTGGCGGATCCTGACCTGATCCGCCTGTTCGCCCAGAGTCCGGACGAGTACCTTGCCGTGTGTGGCGCCGTCGGCTTCGGCCGCCTGGTTGCTGAAGGCGATCCGGACGCTGCCGAAAGCCTGAGGGTGCTGGCCGAAGACGACCGTTGGCGGGTCCGTGAGGGCGTTGCCATGGCCCTCCAGCGGCTGGGGGATGCGGACATGCCGGCGTTGTGGGCTTTAACGGAACAATGGCTGGACGATGGACCCTTGGTGCAGCGCGCCATAGCGGCCGGGATCTGCGAACCCCGCCTGCTCCGCGCGCCGGAAGATGCAGCCAAGGCCGTGGAGGTCCTCGAGCTGATCACGGCTTCAGTCGAAGGAACGGATCCGGCGTCGCGGCGGGCGGAACAGTTCCGCGTGCTGCGCCAGGGGCTCGGCTACTGCTGGAGCGTCGCCGTGGCCGCCTGGCCGGCCACGGGCTTCCCGCGCCTGGAGAGATGGGCAGCCAGCCAGGACAAGGACGTGCGCTGGATCGTGCGCGAAAACCTCCGAAAGGCCCGCCTGGCCAAGGCGGACGCCCCGGCAGCGGACCGCGTGGCCGCCATCCTGAATCACTCCGAAGCATGA
- a CDS encoding aldo/keto reductase, whose product MEHRILGKTGRNISIVGLGTWQLGADWGNVDPAQAQAILAASVEAGVNFFDTADVYGDGRSEQAIGKFLADNPGLDITVATKMGRRVDQKPEHYTLANFRQWVDRSRKNLGTDTLDLVQLHCPPTAVYSNAEVYDALDTLVSEGAIRNYGVSVERTDEALEAIRHEGTASVQIILNAFRLKPLDEVLPAAKAANVGIIARVPLASGLLSGKYTKETTFAENDHRNYNRNGDSFDVGETFSGVDYELGLKAVKEFEQLVPAGASTAQAAIAWIAAQDGVTTVIPGARNVEQAAANAAAASVGVTEEFDGGVRWIYDHYFREAIHPRW is encoded by the coding sequence ATGGAACATCGGATTTTAGGCAAGACCGGACGGAACATCTCCATCGTGGGGCTGGGAACCTGGCAGCTTGGCGCGGATTGGGGCAATGTGGACCCGGCGCAGGCACAGGCAATCCTGGCTGCTTCCGTTGAAGCGGGAGTGAATTTCTTTGACACCGCCGACGTCTATGGTGACGGCAGGAGCGAGCAGGCTATCGGCAAGTTCCTCGCAGACAACCCGGGGCTGGACATCACGGTAGCCACGAAGATGGGCCGCCGCGTGGACCAGAAGCCGGAGCACTATACGCTGGCCAACTTCCGCCAATGGGTGGACCGGTCACGGAAGAACCTGGGCACCGACACCCTGGACCTGGTCCAGCTGCACTGCCCGCCCACTGCGGTATACAGCAACGCCGAAGTCTATGACGCCCTGGACACCTTGGTGTCCGAGGGCGCCATCCGCAACTACGGCGTCAGCGTGGAGCGCACCGACGAGGCCCTGGAAGCAATCCGCCACGAGGGGACGGCCTCCGTCCAGATCATCCTGAATGCTTTCCGGCTCAAGCCCCTGGATGAGGTCCTTCCGGCGGCGAAGGCAGCCAACGTGGGCATCATTGCGCGTGTGCCGCTCGCGTCCGGCCTGCTCTCCGGCAAATACACCAAAGAGACCACCTTCGCCGAGAACGACCACCGGAACTACAACCGCAACGGCGACTCCTTCGACGTCGGCGAAACGTTCTCGGGCGTGGACTACGAGCTGGGGCTGAAGGCCGTGAAGGAGTTCGAGCAGTTGGTTCCGGCCGGCGCCAGCACTGCCCAGGCGGCCATCGCCTGGATCGCGGCGCAGGACGGCGTCACCACGGTGATCCCCGGGGCACGCAACGTTGAGCAGGCGGCGGCGAATGCTGCCGCGGCATCCGTGGGCGTCACTGAAGAGTTCGACGGCGGCGTCCGCTGGATCTACGACCACTACTTCCGCGAGGCCATCCACCCGCGCTGGTAG